Proteins co-encoded in one Ciconia boyciana chromosome 14, ASM3463844v1, whole genome shotgun sequence genomic window:
- the TGM2 gene encoding protein-glutamine gamma-glutamyltransferase 2, producing the protein MAEDLMLETWDLQCERNGREHRTAEMGCRQLVVRRGQPFTITLHFSGRGYEEGVDKLAFNVEMGSCPIETAGARSHFAVSDFPDESGWSAVVQQQDGASLSVSLCSPPSACIGRYSLTLETSTGYQGTSCHIGDFVLLFNAWHPEDSVFLRDEDERREYVLSQQGLIYQGARDYITSTPWNFGQFEDDVLSICLKLLDTNPKFPRDQNKDCSRHNNPVYIGRVVSAMVNCNDEDQGVLAGRWDNCYDDGMSPMAWIGSVDILKRWKEFGCQPVKYGQCWVFAAVACTVMRCLGIPSRVVTNYSSAHDTNSNLVIDRYLNETGDEDRRSRDMIWNFHCWLESWMARPDLAPGYDGWQVLDPTPQEKSEGVFCCGPAPVRAIKEGDLQLKYDIPFIFAEVNADVVYWVVRSDGSQKKTTHSSVVGKNISTKGVGRDSREDITHTYKYPEGSEKEREVFAKAERENRSLREEDEGLHLKIKLSEGANNGCDFDVFAVINNNTDAERVCRLMLCARTASYNDTVGPQCGMKDLLNVTLAPQAEKTVPLRVLYEKYSESLTQDNFIKVVALLTDYQTGNIIVAVRDVYIQNPEIKIRILGEPMQERKLVAEISLVNPLAVPLNNCVFRVEGTGLTDGQQIKELEEPVEPQAEAKFRLDFVPRQAGLRKLIVDFESDKLRGVKGYRNVIMAPKPN; encoded by the exons ATGGCCGAAG atCTGATGCTTGAGACATGGGACCTGCAGTGCGAGCGCAACGGCCGGGAGCACCGGACGGCGGAGATGGGCTGCCGGCAGCTGGTGGTGCGGCGGGGGCAGCCCTTCACCATCACCCTGCACTTCTCGGGCAGAGGCTATGAGGAGGGGGTGGACAAACTCGCCTTCAACGTCGAGATGG GGTCCTGCCCCATCGAGACAGCGGGAGCCAGGTCCCACTTCGCCGTGTCCGACTTCCCGGATGAGTCGGGCTGGAGCGCCGTGGTCCAGCAGCAGGACGGGGCCTCCCTCTCCGTCTCACTCTGCTCCCCCCCCAGCGCCTGTATCGGCCGCTACAGCCTGACACTGGAGACCTCCACCGGCTACCAGGGCACCAGCTGCCACATCGGGGACTTCGTTCTGCTCTTTAATGCCTGGCACCCAG AGGACAGCGTCTTCCTCCGAGACGAGGACGAGCGCCGCGAGTATGTGCTGTCCCAGCAGGGACTCATCTACCAGGGTGCCCGCGACTACATCACCTCCACCCCCTGGAACTTCGGCCAG TTCGAGGACGACGTCTTGTCCATCTGCCTCAAGCTGCTGGACACAAACCCCAAATTCCCGAGGGACCAGAACAAGGATTGCTCCCGCCACAACAACCCCGTGTACATCGGCAGGGTGGTGAGCGCCATG GTAAACTGTAACGACGAGGACCAGGGGGTGCTGGCAGGGCGGTGGGACAACTGTTACGACGATGGGATGAGCCCGATGGCCTGGATCGGGAGCGTGGATATTCTCAAGAGGTGGAAGGAGTTTGGGTGCCAGCCAGTCAAGTACGGCCAGTGCTGGGTCTTCGCGGCCGTGGCGTGTACCG TCATGCGGTGCCTGGGGATCCCCAGCCGGGTGGTGACCAACTACAGCTCAGCCCACGACACCAACAGCAACCTGGTCATCGACCGCTACCTCAACGAGACGGGGGATGAGGACCGGCGCTCCAGGGACATGATCTG GAACTTCCACTGCTGGCTGGAGTCCTGGATGGCCCGTCCAGACCTGGCACCCGGCTACGATGGGTGGCAGGTGCTGGACCCGACGCCCCAGGAGAAGAGCGAAG GGGTTTTCTGCTGCGGGCCGGCCCCCGTCAGAGCCATCAAGGAGGGCGACCTGCAGCTCAAGTACGACATCCCCTTCATCTTCGCGGAGGTGAACGCCGACGTGGTGTACTGGGTGGTGCGGAGCGACGGGTCGCAGAAGAAGACCACCCACTCCTCGGTTGTGGGGAAGAACATCAGCACCAAGGGtgtgggcagggacagcagggaggACATCACCCACACCTACAAGTACCCGGAGG GgtctgaaaaggagagagaagtgtTTGCGAAGGCAGAGCGTGAGAACAGGTCTCTCAGGGAGGAGGACGAGGGGCTGCATCTCAAGATCAAGCTGTCGGAGGGCGCAAACAACGGCTGCGACTTCGACGTCTTCGCCGTCATCAACAACAACACGGATGCGGAGCGGGTCTGCAGGCTCATGCTGTGTGCTCGAACCGCCAGCTACAATGACACGGTCGGGCCCCAGTGCGGCATGAAGGACCTGCTGAACGTCACCCTCGCACCCCAGGCAG AGAAGACCGTGCCCCTGCGTGTCCTGTACGAGAAGTACAGTGAGAGCCTGACCCAGGACAACTTCATCAAGGTGGTGGCTCTCCTGACCGACTACCAGACCGGCAACATCATCGTGGCTGTCAGGGACGTCTACATCCAGAATCCGGAGATCAAGATCAGG ATTTTAGGGGAGCCGATGCAGGAGCGGAAGCTGGTGGCAGAGATCAGCCTGGTGAACCCCCTCGCAGTCCCCCTGAACAACTGCGTGTTCAGGGTGGAGGGCACCGGCCTCACCGACGGGCAGCAGATCAAGGAGCT cGAGGAGCCCGTGGAGCCGCAGGCGGAGGCCAAGTTCAGGCTGGATTTCGTGCCGCGCCAGGCGGGGCTGCGCAAGCTGATAGTGGACTTCGAGAGCGACAAGCTGAGGGGGGTGAAGGGCTACCGCAACGTCATCATGGCACCCAAGCCCAACTGA